A single Streptomyces sp. NBC_01381 DNA region contains:
- a CDS encoding lactate 2-monooxygenase, with the protein MTPSPHWADFQYEIYLNGMTGAVPRLPTDLTRLEELTGQRLGPGPVGYVAGSAGNGSTARANREALERRRIVPRMLRDVHERDLSVEVLGHQLPAPLALAPVGVLSIMHPEGESAAARAAAARGVPYILSSASSTPMEQVAKEMGDAQRWFQLYWAKDRDVTKSFLDRAKAAGFTALFVTLDTPLLAWRPRDLDQAYLPFLHGVGTANYFSDPAFQAGLAKPVHEDPNAAVMHFVGMFADPAKTWPDLQFLRENWDGPIVLKGILHPDDARRAADVGMDGVVVSNHGGRQVAGSVAAADALPRVVEAVGDRLTVLFDSGIRTGDDIFKALALGAKSVLVGRPYAYGLGLDGQAGVDHVIRCLLAELDLTLALSGHAGPASLTPDDLIEETA; encoded by the coding sequence ATGACGCCTTCGCCGCACTGGGCGGACTTCCAGTACGAGATCTATCTCAACGGCATGACCGGGGCGGTGCCCCGCCTGCCCACCGATCTGACCCGCCTGGAGGAGCTGACCGGGCAGCGGCTCGGGCCCGGCCCCGTCGGCTATGTCGCGGGCAGCGCCGGCAACGGCAGCACCGCCCGCGCCAACCGCGAGGCGCTCGAGCGGCGCCGGATCGTGCCGCGCATGCTGCGCGACGTACACGAACGTGATCTGTCCGTGGAGGTGCTCGGGCACCAACTGCCCGCCCCGCTCGCCCTCGCGCCCGTCGGCGTCCTGTCGATCATGCACCCGGAGGGCGAGTCCGCCGCCGCCCGCGCGGCCGCGGCCCGTGGCGTGCCCTACATCCTGTCCTCGGCGTCCAGCACGCCGATGGAGCAGGTCGCCAAGGAGATGGGCGACGCGCAGCGGTGGTTCCAGCTGTACTGGGCCAAGGACCGTGACGTCACCAAGAGCTTCCTGGACCGGGCGAAGGCCGCCGGGTTCACCGCGCTGTTCGTCACGCTCGACACCCCGCTGCTCGCTTGGCGGCCGCGCGATCTCGACCAGGCGTACCTGCCCTTCCTGCACGGCGTGGGCACCGCCAACTACTTCAGCGACCCGGCGTTCCAGGCGGGCCTCGCCAAGCCGGTGCACGAGGACCCGAACGCGGCCGTGATGCATTTCGTGGGCATGTTCGCGGACCCCGCGAAGACCTGGCCCGACCTGCAGTTCCTGCGGGAGAACTGGGACGGACCGATCGTCCTGAAGGGCATCCTGCACCCGGACGACGCGCGCCGCGCCGCCGACGTGGGCATGGACGGCGTGGTGGTCTCCAACCACGGCGGCCGCCAGGTCGCGGGCTCCGTGGCGGCCGCCGACGCCCTGCCGCGCGTGGTGGAGGCGGTCGGCGACCGGCTCACCGTGCTGTTCGACAGCGGGATCCGCACCGGTGACGACATCTTCAAGGCGCTCGCACTGGGCGCCAAGTCCGTACTGGTGGGACGGCCGTACGCCTATGGCCTCGGCCTGGACGGCCAGGCGGGCGTCGACCACGTGATCCGCTGTCTGCTCGCCGAGCTCGACCTCACGCTGGCCCTGTCCGGGCACGCCGGGCCCGCATCCCTCACCCCCGACGA
- a CDS encoding CdaR family transcriptional regulator, translating to MTNKRERVRQELLSDPRLVEAVVDAVHEQVPAYTALDGSRFPEVRAIAAWANDRLLDHWVTGGAIDAADLRRFRGIAAARAADGRPLQAVLRAYRVAAAVLADEVAARAPQLSAKDAFALTRLLLTAMDTLSEEMTAAYADTSQRLTGDRDRALQLLLDDLIAGRHASLGALTDRATRLGIQLPERYCLLVAEPVDAAPQDGGASDLSLHTSTALLTALGADRARETSLATTHGSRAVLLLPTAATDAVPAVLRGHGWRGCVISGESLDRVAVAHRLAAGALDSAPPHAHRPDRVLTDADAHVLALLAGHPVTSPDRIGRIVLGPLVDRAQRHLLEALTAYIDTGSANAAARELHLHPQSVRYRLRRVHDITSRDPRDPWQRLTLDIARTIALGGRNG from the coding sequence GTGACAAACAAGCGCGAACGCGTCCGGCAGGAGCTGCTGTCCGACCCCCGGCTTGTCGAGGCCGTCGTCGACGCGGTGCACGAGCAGGTTCCGGCGTACACCGCCCTCGACGGCAGCCGGTTCCCCGAGGTGCGCGCCATCGCGGCCTGGGCGAACGACCGGCTGCTCGATCACTGGGTGACGGGCGGCGCGATCGACGCGGCCGATCTGCGGCGCTTCCGGGGGATCGCGGCGGCACGGGCGGCGGACGGCCGCCCCTTGCAGGCCGTGCTGCGCGCCTACCGGGTCGCGGCGGCGGTGCTCGCCGACGAGGTGGCCGCCCGCGCCCCGCAGCTGTCCGCGAAGGACGCCTTCGCCCTCACCCGACTGCTGCTCACCGCCATGGACACGCTGTCCGAGGAGATGACCGCGGCGTACGCGGACACCAGCCAGCGCCTCACGGGTGACCGCGACCGTGCGCTGCAGTTGCTGCTCGACGACCTGATCGCAGGCCGCCACGCGTCGCTCGGCGCGCTGACGGACCGGGCGACGCGCCTGGGTATCCAACTCCCGGAGCGCTACTGCCTGTTGGTGGCCGAACCGGTGGACGCCGCGCCCCAGGACGGCGGCGCCTCCGACCTCTCCCTGCACACATCGACGGCCCTCCTTACGGCCCTCGGCGCCGACCGGGCCCGGGAGACCTCACTGGCGACGACCCATGGCTCGCGTGCCGTCCTGCTCCTCCCGACGGCCGCCACCGACGCCGTACCAGCCGTCCTACGCGGACACGGCTGGCGCGGCTGCGTCATCTCGGGCGAGAGCCTGGACCGGGTCGCGGTCGCGCACCGTCTGGCCGCCGGCGCCCTGGACTCCGCTCCCCCGCACGCGCACCGCCCCGACCGCGTCCTGACCGACGCCGACGCCCACGTCCTCGCGCTCCTGGCCGGGCACCCCGTGACGAGCCCCGACCGGATCGGCCGCATCGTCCTCGGCCCCCTGGTCGACCGCGCCCAGCGCCACCTCCTGGAGGCGCTCACCGCGTACATCGACACCGGATCCGCCAACGCCGCCGCCCGCGAACTCCACCTGCACCCGCAGTCCGTCCGCTATCGCCTGCGCCGCGTCCACGACATCACGTCCCGCGACCCCCGCGATCCTTGGCAGCGCCTCACCCTGGACATCGCCCGCACGATCGCCCTCGGGGGCCGGAACGGATAG
- a CDS encoding AraC family transcriptional regulator, whose amino-acid sequence MKSEVAAGWEMAVPVGGARIAGVQVAAFRDRSGIGLDMRALPQPVVTVVLGFADDMLTVDGVTGRQTLGGLVAAQFPGPTRIRGERVECVELHLSPVVASGLLGVAPSELNGAVTDVDDVWGRQAQLLREQLAAAATWPQRFALVDAFLDGRLARPPSIDPEVAAGWEHIVRRRGRIRVNDLAASCGWSRKRLWSRFSAQLGLTPKRAAMLVRFDHAVAGLRAGKDPTEVAMACGYVDQSHLHRDVLAFAGCTPGALSDAIERNQR is encoded by the coding sequence GTGAAGAGCGAGGTCGCAGCCGGCTGGGAGATGGCCGTACCTGTCGGCGGCGCCCGGATCGCGGGTGTCCAAGTGGCGGCGTTCCGGGACCGTTCGGGGATCGGCCTCGACATGCGGGCGCTTCCGCAGCCCGTCGTGACGGTCGTGCTCGGGTTCGCGGACGACATGCTGACGGTCGACGGCGTCACCGGGCGGCAGACGCTCGGGGGCCTGGTCGCCGCCCAGTTCCCGGGTCCCACCCGCATTCGCGGTGAGCGGGTGGAGTGCGTCGAGCTGCATCTGTCACCGGTGGTCGCGTCCGGTCTGCTGGGCGTCGCCCCGTCCGAACTGAACGGGGCGGTGACCGACGTGGACGACGTATGGGGACGCCAAGCGCAGCTGCTGCGGGAGCAGTTGGCGGCCGCGGCGACATGGCCGCAACGCTTCGCCCTGGTCGACGCGTTTCTGGACGGCCGCCTTGCGAGACCACCATCGATCGACCCGGAGGTGGCTGCCGGCTGGGAGCACATCGTCAGGCGGCGCGGCCGGATCCGGGTCAACGACCTCGCCGCGTCCTGCGGTTGGAGCCGCAAGCGGCTCTGGTCCAGGTTCAGCGCCCAGCTCGGCCTCACGCCCAAGCGGGCCGCGATGCTGGTCCGGTTCGACCACGCCGTCGCCGGTCTGCGCGCGGGCAAGGACCCCACCGAGGTCGCCATGGCCTGCGGCTATGTCGACCAGTCCCATCTGCACCGCGATGTGCTGGCGTTCGCCGGGTGTACGCCCGGCGCGCTGAGCGACGCGATCGAGAGGAATCAACGATGA
- a CDS encoding methyltransferase — MTTTNDKTNNDRTHADESEYELVERLVFGSMAAQTVRAAARLKVMELIGDKERSAAEIAADAGASTRPMTRLLRALTSLGLLREHTAGSFSVTPAGALLDPTRPDSLSALVGMFTEPTMLRAWEHLDDSVRTGDIAFDAVFGKDFFSHLKELPALSAEFNAAMSQAATATAAALPLAFDFGPFTTVTDVGGGDGTLLGGVLSAHPALKGVIYDTQEGLAQAPTTLERQGLTGRCSLVAGDFFRSVPEGADLYLMKSILHDWTDDQAVTILTHCREVLPPAGRVLIVEPVLPEVVDPETAGLTYLTDLNMLVNVGGRERTRADFEDVCHRAGLSLTSVTPLTQAPPFCLIEATAAPRQAGAPAERGAEPFSAVVSTYLSS, encoded by the coding sequence ATGACGACGACGAACGACAAGACGAACAACGACAGGACGCACGCCGACGAGAGCGAGTATGAGCTGGTCGAACGGCTCGTGTTCGGCAGCATGGCCGCGCAGACGGTCCGCGCGGCCGCCCGGTTGAAGGTGATGGAGCTGATCGGCGACAAGGAGCGGTCGGCGGCCGAGATCGCCGCCGACGCCGGAGCGAGCACCCGGCCCATGACCCGACTGCTGCGCGCCCTGACCAGCCTGGGCCTGCTGCGCGAACACACCGCGGGTTCCTTCTCGGTGACCCCCGCGGGCGCGCTCCTGGACCCGACGCGGCCCGACTCGCTCAGCGCACTGGTGGGGATGTTCACCGAACCGACGATGCTGCGTGCCTGGGAGCACCTGGACGACAGTGTGCGAACCGGTGACATCGCGTTCGACGCGGTCTTCGGCAAGGACTTCTTCAGCCATCTCAAGGAACTCCCCGCGTTGTCGGCCGAGTTCAACGCGGCCATGAGCCAGGCCGCCACGGCGACGGCCGCCGCACTGCCGCTCGCCTTCGACTTCGGCCCGTTCACCACGGTCACCGACGTCGGGGGCGGCGACGGCACCCTGCTCGGCGGCGTGCTCAGCGCGCATCCGGCCCTCAAGGGCGTCATCTACGACACCCAGGAGGGCCTGGCCCAGGCGCCGACGACGCTGGAGCGGCAGGGGCTCACGGGGCGCTGCTCCCTGGTGGCGGGAGACTTCTTCCGCTCGGTGCCCGAAGGCGCCGACCTGTACCTGATGAAGAGCATCCTGCACGACTGGACGGACGACCAGGCGGTCACGATCCTGACCCACTGCCGCGAGGTGCTGCCGCCGGCCGGACGCGTACTGATCGTGGAGCCCGTGCTGCCCGAGGTCGTCGACCCCGAGACCGCCGGGCTCACCTACCTCACCGACCTCAACATGCTGGTGAACGTGGGCGGCAGGGAACGCACCCGCGCCGACTTCGAGGACGTGTGCCACAGGGCGGGGCTGTCCCTGACCTCGGTGACCCCGCTGACACAGGCGCCACCGTTCTGCCTCATCGAGGCGACCGCCGCGCCCCGTCAGGCGGGTGCCCCCGCGGAGCGGGGCGCCGAGCCCTTCAGCGCAGTGGTGTCGACGTACCTCAGCTCATAG
- a CDS encoding nuclear transport factor 2 family protein: MSNLQSIVDRFEIEALRGEFTDAGMMHDYDRFAALFTQDGALRIPDGGIALVGREEIRAGIERLQANWNYFVQTVHPGTIQVEGDSAAGRAYIAEFGTLRDGSSHANHAVYHDRYQRTSDGWKFMERVYELRYVDTTALKGSAPRSAGAPA; encoded by the coding sequence ATGAGCAACCTTCAGAGCATCGTGGATCGCTTCGAGATCGAGGCGCTGCGAGGCGAGTTCACCGACGCCGGGATGATGCACGACTACGACCGCTTCGCGGCGCTGTTCACACAGGACGGAGCGCTGCGGATCCCCGACGGCGGCATCGCGCTGGTCGGCCGGGAGGAGATCCGTGCCGGGATCGAGCGTCTGCAGGCCAACTGGAACTACTTCGTGCAGACCGTGCACCCGGGCACGATCCAGGTCGAGGGCGACAGTGCGGCGGGCCGTGCGTACATCGCGGAGTTCGGGACCTTGCGCGACGGCAGCTCGCACGCGAACCACGCCGTGTACCACGACCGTTATCAACGCACCTCGGACGGCTGGAAGTTCATGGAGCGCGTCTATGAGCTGAGGTACGTCGACACCACTGCGCTGAAGGGCTCGGCGCCCCGCTCCGCGGGGGCACCCGCCTGA
- a CDS encoding NACHT domain-containing NTPase produces the protein MEYGGSSHRRLWLALMAAGAVLVVGAIVWAASVVARGGLAPQDTAGVVGLVVGLISLVAAVAALRHRAGQEPDPAQAAERLLHRVHAAEGRQWRQLLGGDRVFIDLGYDVAGNGARGSRPPQDLAGRLSRVADDYRATDDRRLVITGAPGAGKTVLALALLLELTRQGGREPVPVRLSLSGWNPQVDFEDWLVQRLVQDYDREPRVARDLVAQRRILPILDGLDEMDDALHPHTDVTNSRAAAGVERLDAYQNGTRGLPLVVTCRTDWYERLEQVGRGVPDALRIEIRPVTVTAARAYLEARSPQRPDRWGTVLRASTEASGTAVFLTRAMSTPWRLTLAATAYADAGDPQELLRHHDQVSLDKELLGRYIPAAVRLHPRAAGPYRPEHVHHWLRQLALHSERQAAVTAQAGLVPHQLWPLAGPWTVRIADALLTSFVILSGAGALLMRSDSGLDPRDLPTAFAFAGLVLVLLARVGRGRVSLSPGGKLRRLHTQHERQLLLHRLRGAAVLVLAIVIVQWVASGLVAVVIAVLTAGLVLTLVSEFTAASRDHEPQHKTHPRQLLRDDLNSALTYSALFAVCFGTVVGYSSGDHAIGLGAGTVGGLACGMVWWSEASRRYLVFVLCARARGRLPWRLMRFLDWAYEAGLLRVSGHAYQFRHHELRAWLLRTPSPPPESEGGGR, from the coding sequence ATGGAGTACGGGGGAAGCAGTCATCGGCGGCTGTGGCTCGCCCTCATGGCCGCCGGTGCCGTACTGGTGGTCGGCGCGATCGTGTGGGCCGCGAGCGTCGTCGCCCGGGGCGGCCTCGCGCCGCAGGACACCGCGGGGGTCGTCGGCCTGGTCGTCGGCCTGATCAGTCTGGTCGCCGCGGTCGCGGCGCTGCGGCACCGGGCGGGCCAGGAGCCCGATCCCGCACAGGCGGCCGAGCGGCTGCTGCACCGGGTCCATGCGGCCGAGGGCCGCCAGTGGCGCCAACTCCTGGGCGGTGACCGCGTCTTCATCGATCTCGGCTACGACGTGGCGGGCAACGGCGCCCGCGGCTCACGGCCCCCGCAGGACCTGGCGGGCCGCCTGTCCAGGGTCGCCGATGACTACCGCGCCACCGACGACCGGCGTCTGGTGATCACGGGTGCCCCCGGCGCCGGCAAGACGGTCCTCGCGCTCGCCCTGCTGCTCGAACTGACCCGGCAGGGCGGCCGGGAGCCGGTCCCGGTGCGCCTCTCGCTGTCCGGGTGGAATCCTCAGGTCGACTTCGAGGACTGGCTGGTGCAGCGCCTCGTACAGGACTACGACCGGGAGCCGCGGGTGGCCCGCGATCTGGTGGCCCAGCGCAGGATCCTGCCGATCCTCGACGGTCTCGACGAGATGGACGACGCCCTGCACCCGCACACCGACGTCACCAACTCCCGCGCGGCGGCGGGCGTCGAGCGGCTCGACGCCTACCAGAACGGCACCCGGGGACTGCCCCTGGTGGTGACCTGCCGGACCGACTGGTACGAACGCCTGGAGCAGGTCGGCCGCGGGGTGCCGGACGCCCTGCGCATCGAGATCCGCCCGGTCACGGTCACCGCCGCGCGCGCCTACCTGGAGGCCCGCTCCCCGCAGCGGCCGGACCGCTGGGGCACCGTCCTGCGCGCCTCGACCGAGGCGTCCGGCACCGCGGTGTTCCTGACCCGTGCGATGTCCACGCCCTGGCGGCTGACGCTTGCGGCGACCGCGTACGCCGACGCGGGCGACCCGCAGGAACTGCTGCGCCACCACGACCAGGTATCCCTCGACAAGGAGCTGCTCGGCCGGTACATCCCGGCCGCCGTGCGGCTGCATCCCCGCGCGGCCGGACCCTACCGGCCGGAGCACGTGCACCACTGGCTGCGCCAACTCGCCCTGCACAGCGAGCGACAGGCCGCCGTGACGGCGCAGGCAGGCCTCGTCCCGCACCAGCTGTGGCCGCTCGCCGGGCCCTGGACCGTGCGGATCGCCGACGCGCTGCTCACCTCCTTCGTCATTCTCAGCGGGGCCGGCGCCCTGCTCATGCGGTCGGACTCCGGGCTCGATCCGCGTGATCTGCCGACGGCCTTCGCCTTCGCGGGCCTGGTCCTCGTCCTGCTCGCCCGGGTGGGCAGGGGGCGGGTCTCGCTGTCCCCCGGCGGGAAGCTCCGCCGTCTGCACACCCAGCACGAACGGCAGTTGCTGCTGCACCGGCTGCGGGGCGCCGCGGTGCTCGTCCTCGCGATCGTCATCGTGCAGTGGGTGGCGTCCGGGCTCGTCGCCGTGGTGATCGCGGTCCTCACCGCGGGTCTCGTCCTCACGCTGGTCTCCGAGTTCACCGCCGCGAGCAGGGATCACGAACCCCAGCACAAGACCCATCCACGGCAGCTGCTGCGCGACGACCTCAACTCGGCGCTCACGTACTCGGCGCTCTTCGCGGTCTGTTTCGGCACGGTCGTCGGCTACAGCAGCGGCGACCACGCGATCGGCCTGGGCGCGGGCACCGTCGGCGGGCTCGCCTGCGGCATGGTCTGGTGGAGCGAGGCCAGCCGCCGCTACCTGGTCTTCGTCCTGTGCGCCCGGGCCCGCGGGCGGCTGCCGTGGCGGCTCATGCGCTTTCTGGACTGGGCGTACGAGGCGGGGCTCCTGCGCGTATCGGGCCACGCCTACCAGTTCCGCCACCACGAACTGCGGGCCTGGCTGTTGCGCACCCCGTCGCCGCCGCCCGAAAGCGAGGGCGGAGGCCGCTGA
- a CDS encoding M13 family metallopeptidase, whose translation MSMLDDARAGMNPEIRPQDDLFGHVNGHWLENEPIPDDRSSWGPFVQLVDTAEEQVKVIIQELASAASDGAGSEDAHKIATLYASFMDEEAIAAGGLAPVQPLIDEVAGLRDTRELAAFLGRFERVGGSGLFGSYIDTDDRDSDRYLFNILQGGIGLPDESYYRDDKFADIREKYVAHLTELLTLGRHAAPAEAAQTVLALETRLAAGHWERAETRDVQKTYNLLALHELITLAPHFDWCAYAEGLGGSDAAIAETCVRQPSYFRHLSAVLDEVPIEQWRDWVLTRVLSSSAPYLTDDFVQNNFEFYGRTLNGTPELRARWKRAVAFVEGSIGEAVGKEYVARHFPPSSKAMMDDLVANLLEAYRQSIARLDWMTDETKERAYEKLATFRPKIGYPDTFRDYSALAVSADDLLGNAHAAAAFESDRQLAKIGAPVDRDEWFMLPQTVNAYYNPGTNEICFPAGILQKPFFSPDADPAENYGGIGSVIGHEIGHGFDDQGAQYDGAGNLNDWWTADDKTAFEAKSKALVKQYDGFSPRNLPGEFVNGSLTVGENIGDLGGLTIGHTAYKIALDGGPMPTTDGTTGSQRLFMNWAYCWRTKRRKEQEQQYLTIDPHSPPEFRANIVRNLDEFHEAFGTADGDGLWLDHAERVRIW comes from the coding sequence ATGAGCATGCTGGATGACGCCCGCGCGGGCATGAACCCTGAGATCCGGCCGCAGGACGACCTGTTCGGCCATGTCAACGGTCACTGGCTGGAGAACGAGCCGATCCCCGATGATCGCTCCAGCTGGGGCCCCTTTGTGCAGTTGGTCGACACGGCCGAGGAACAAGTGAAGGTGATCATCCAGGAGCTGGCGTCCGCCGCCTCGGACGGCGCAGGATCCGAGGACGCCCACAAGATCGCCACGCTGTACGCCTCCTTCATGGACGAGGAGGCCATCGCCGCCGGTGGGCTCGCCCCGGTGCAGCCCCTGATCGACGAGGTCGCGGGCCTTCGGGACACCCGGGAGCTCGCGGCGTTCCTCGGCCGCTTCGAGCGCGTCGGCGGCTCCGGCCTCTTCGGCTCGTACATCGACACGGACGACCGCGACTCCGACCGCTACCTCTTCAACATCCTCCAGGGCGGCATCGGCCTGCCGGACGAGTCGTACTACCGCGACGACAAGTTCGCCGACATCCGCGAGAAGTACGTCGCCCACCTCACCGAACTGCTCACGCTCGGGCGGCACGCCGCGCCCGCCGAGGCCGCGCAGACGGTCCTCGCCCTGGAGACCCGTCTTGCCGCAGGCCACTGGGAGCGGGCCGAGACCCGTGACGTACAGAAGACGTACAACCTCCTCGCTCTGCACGAACTGATCACCCTGGCACCGCACTTCGACTGGTGCGCCTATGCCGAGGGGCTCGGTGGCTCGGACGCCGCCATCGCCGAGACGTGCGTCCGTCAGCCGTCCTACTTCCGTCACCTGTCCGCGGTCCTGGACGAGGTGCCGATCGAGCAGTGGCGGGACTGGGTGCTGACCCGGGTGCTCAGCAGCAGCGCGCCGTACCTCACGGACGACTTCGTCCAGAACAACTTCGAGTTCTACGGCCGCACCCTCAACGGCACCCCGGAGCTGCGCGCCCGGTGGAAGCGGGCCGTCGCGTTCGTCGAGGGCTCCATCGGCGAGGCCGTCGGCAAGGAGTACGTGGCCCGGCACTTCCCGCCGTCCTCCAAGGCGATGATGGACGACCTCGTCGCCAACCTCCTTGAGGCCTACCGCCAGTCGATCGCCCGGCTCGACTGGATGACGGACGAGACGAAGGAGCGCGCGTACGAGAAGCTCGCCACGTTCCGCCCCAAGATCGGCTACCCGGACACCTTCCGCGACTACTCGGCTCTCGCGGTCTCCGCCGACGACCTCCTCGGCAACGCGCACGCGGCGGCCGCCTTCGAGTCCGACCGGCAGCTCGCCAAGATCGGCGCGCCGGTCGACCGCGACGAGTGGTTCATGCTGCCGCAGACGGTCAACGCGTACTACAACCCGGGCACCAACGAGATCTGCTTCCCCGCGGGCATTCTGCAGAAGCCGTTCTTCTCGCCCGACGCCGACCCCGCCGAGAACTACGGCGGCATCGGCTCGGTCATCGGCCACGAGATCGGCCACGGCTTCGACGACCAGGGCGCGCAGTACGACGGCGCGGGCAACCTCAACGACTGGTGGACCGCCGACGACAAGACCGCCTTCGAGGCCAAGTCGAAGGCCCTGGTCAAGCAGTACGACGGCTTCTCGCCCCGCAACCTGCCCGGCGAGTTCGTCAACGGCTCCCTGACGGTCGGCGAGAACATCGGCGACCTGGGCGGCCTGACCATCGGCCACACGGCGTACAAGATCGCGCTCGACGGCGGCCCGATGCCTACGACCGACGGTACGACAGGCTCCCAGCGGCTCTTCATGAACTGGGCCTACTGCTGGCGCACCAAGCGCCGCAAGGAGCAGGAGCAGCAGTACCTCACCATCGACCCGCACTCGCCGCCGGAGTTCCGGGCCAACATCGTCCGCAACCTCGACGAGTTCCACGAGGCGTTCGGGACGGCGGACGGCGACGGGCTCTGGCTGGACCACGCGGAGCGCGTACGCATCTGGTGA
- a CDS encoding S1 family peptidase gives MRRRTAARAGLSSLLLIGSWASIALAPAADAAPKPAAAPASAGMLTALQDDLGLTPGQARERLADEKAAIAVDRTARRTAGSTYGGSWYDAGTGKLTVATTSTRKASALRETGAAVRIVRHSATELDAAKQRIDKLSAPSGVSSWHVAPRGNTVVVNVVAAQKDDNDVRRFVDKARRAGPVQVETVGAAPTTFAAGTVGGDPYYTGNVRCSIGFSVHGGFVTAGHCGQAGAAVRGWDGSGIGSFQGSSFPGDDYAYVSVGNGWWTVPVVLGWGTVPDQLVRGSAEAPVGASVCRSGSTTHWHCGTVLAKNETVNYSQGAVHQMTKTSVCAEPGDSGGSFISGDQAQGVTSGGWGNCSGGGETWHQPVNEILSRYGLTLHTA, from the coding sequence ATGAGACGCAGAACCGCGGCCCGCGCCGGCCTCTCCTCCTTACTCCTGATCGGCTCGTGGGCGAGCATCGCGCTCGCCCCCGCCGCCGACGCCGCGCCCAAGCCCGCCGCCGCCCCCGCGTCGGCAGGCATGCTCACCGCACTGCAGGACGACCTCGGCCTCACACCGGGCCAGGCGCGCGAGCGCCTCGCCGACGAGAAGGCCGCCATCGCCGTCGACCGCACGGCGCGGCGCACCGCCGGATCGACGTACGGCGGCTCCTGGTACGACGCCGGCACCGGCAAGTTGACGGTCGCGACCACCAGCACCCGGAAGGCATCGGCCCTGCGGGAGACCGGCGCGGCGGTCCGCATCGTCCGCCACAGCGCGACGGAGCTGGACGCCGCCAAGCAACGGATCGACAAGCTGTCCGCGCCCTCAGGGGTCAGCAGCTGGCACGTCGCGCCCCGCGGCAACACAGTCGTCGTGAACGTCGTCGCCGCTCAAAAGGACGACAACGATGTCCGGCGCTTCGTCGACAAGGCCCGCCGCGCAGGCCCGGTCCAGGTCGAGACGGTCGGCGCCGCGCCGACCACTTTCGCCGCCGGGACCGTGGGCGGCGACCCCTATTACACGGGCAACGTCCGCTGCTCGATCGGCTTCTCGGTGCACGGCGGCTTCGTCACCGCGGGCCACTGCGGGCAGGCCGGGGCCGCGGTGCGCGGCTGGGACGGCTCGGGCATCGGCAGCTTCCAGGGCTCCTCCTTCCCCGGTGACGACTACGCGTACGTCAGCGTCGGCAACGGCTGGTGGACCGTCCCTGTGGTGCTCGGCTGGGGCACCGTCCCCGACCAGTTGGTGCGCGGTTCGGCCGAAGCGCCGGTGGGGGCGTCGGTCTGCCGCTCCGGTTCCACCACGCACTGGCACTGCGGCACCGTCCTGGCGAAGAACGAGACCGTCAACTACAGCCAGGGCGCCGTCCACCAGATGACCAAGACCAGCGTCTGCGCCGAACCGGGCGACTCCGGCGGCTCGTTCATCAGCGGCGACCAGGCCCAGGGCGTCACATCGGGCGGCTGGGGCAACTGCAGCGGCGGGGGCGAGACCTGGCACCAGCCGGTCAACGAGATCCTGTCGCGGTACGGGCTCACCCTGCACACCGCCTGA